In the genome of Mesotoga infera, one region contains:
- a CDS encoding protease complex subunit PrcB family protein — MKKIVIVVLAIVVSYSYLSAFHVNYTELEAPESFALEQSIGNRTKNVSFSVLSGRDSDTVIVIISGWLFDPGNDVKELEASIQLISKGEYYERRIAMAREGMYYVIDPFLLSFESGYSLAVMELRIDYHGQLEVEVKEMNFESVFLQTDRRTDPGLLLGEIREQVFVETRTISGEAIVIIEAGEKPTGGYDIGIRSVRLIEDNTIEVIAELHMPGTGDFVTQAFTYPNKAIKIMDLHAGAYMLSVRLESLKDGELVETALFNSSFSVE; from the coding sequence TAGTTGTTTCCTATTCTTATCTGTCAGCATTTCACGTGAACTATACAGAGCTTGAGGCACCGGAATCTTTCGCTCTTGAGCAAAGCATAGGCAACAGAACAAAGAATGTCAGCTTCTCTGTGCTTTCTGGGAGAGATTCCGATACAGTCATTGTAATCATTTCCGGCTGGCTCTTTGATCCCGGAAACGATGTAAAAGAGCTGGAAGCCTCTATCCAGTTGATTAGCAAGGGAGAGTATTATGAGAGAAGAATAGCGATGGCTAGAGAAGGTATGTATTACGTGATAGACCCCTTCCTCCTTTCATTTGAAAGTGGGTATTCATTGGCAGTTATGGAGCTTAGAATAGACTATCACGGGCAGTTGGAGGTTGAAGTGAAAGAAATGAACTTTGAGAGCGTTTTCTTGCAGACAGACAGAAGGACCGATCCGGGGCTTCTACTTGGAGAGATTCGTGAACAAGTGTTCGTCGAGACCAGAACCATTAGTGGGGAAGCAATTGTAATAATTGAGGCCGGAGAGAAGCCCACAGGAGGATACGATATAGGAATTAGAAGCGTCCGCCTAATCGAAGACAATACTATCGAAGTCATTGCCGAACTGCATATGCCGGGAACCGGTGATTTTGTTACTCAGGCTTTCACATATCCTAATAAGGCAATCAAGATAATGGATCTACATGCCGGAGCTTACATGCTTTCAGTAAGACTGGAGTCACTCAAGGATGGGGAGTTGGTCGAGACCGCTCTGTTCAACTCAAGTTTCTCCGTCGAGTAA